A single window of Hyphomicrobiales bacterium DNA harbors:
- a CDS encoding Amino acid/amide ABC transporter membrane protein 2 (HAAT family) produces MNFFLSFVILAEIFSIAALCTNLLMGIIGIFSVAQAAIMGIGAYTVALLMMSGVPLFAALLVATVVCAGVNVISSLPSLRLAGDYFIITSFGTQLVATSVFINWQGVTGGASGLFDIPLAEIGGWTFTTSRQFVLLSTLCLVTVAGSFWLLMRSPYGRLLHAIRLDEIAAVAAGRRVLRAKIGVAAVSGAYAGIAGALYATYISFIDPTSFDIHVSVLVVTMLVVGGARTLAGSIIGPFLLIAVPQLLAMVDLPSTVLGPMRQLVYGLILIAFMLWRPQGIAGRRL; encoded by the coding sequence ATGAATTTCTTCCTCAGCTTCGTCATTCTCGCCGAGATATTCTCCATCGCCGCCCTGTGCACCAATCTCCTGATGGGCATCATCGGTATCTTTTCCGTCGCGCAGGCGGCCATCATGGGGATCGGCGCCTATACCGTCGCGTTGCTCATGATGAGCGGCGTGCCGCTCTTCGCCGCGTTGCTGGTGGCGACCGTGGTCTGTGCAGGCGTCAACGTCATCTCGTCGCTGCCATCGCTTCGCCTCGCCGGCGATTATTTCATCATCACATCGTTCGGAACGCAGCTCGTCGCCACCTCGGTCTTCATCAACTGGCAGGGCGTCACCGGCGGGGCGTCCGGCCTGTTCGACATTCCTCTCGCCGAGATCGGCGGCTGGACGTTCACCACCTCGCGGCAGTTCGTTCTGCTGTCGACGCTGTGCCTGGTAACTGTGGCGGGCAGCTTCTGGCTGCTGATGCGCTCGCCTTACGGGCGTTTGCTGCATGCAATCCGGCTGGACGAGATCGCGGCGGTTGCGGCCGGGCGGCGGGTCCTGAGGGCGAAAATCGGCGTCGCGGCCGTGTCGGGCGCCTACGCCGGCATCGCGGGCGCACTCTACGCGACCTATATCAGCTTCATCGACCCGACCTCCTTTGATATCCACGTCTCCGTTCTGGTGGTGACCATGCTCGTGGTTGGCGGTGCCCGGACGCTCGCGGGTTCGATCATCGGGCCCTTCCTGCTGATCGCGGTGCCGCAGCTTCTCGCGATGGTCGACCTGCCCTCGACCGTGCTTGGCCCGATGCGCCAGCTGGTCTACGGCCTCATCCTGATCGCCTTCATGTTGTGGCGCCCGCAGGGCATTGCGGGGAGGCGGTTGTAA
- a CDS encoding Branched-chain amino acid transport system permease protein, with protein sequence MLYLQLFVDGVISGCAIGLVSISFSYFYSTTGIFHVAHAGIYTLCGYVAWALIAAGMPFIPALLLAVLAGALFGYATQRILYQRLSDRRASPLVMMIASIGLLTVLQNVVAIVFSPNIVQFDLPWRVGHMDIGGVTLSHPQALIGVLSIAIFGALAMFSAKTALGKRIRAIASNPELAEITRLDPKRVFAYVLAISSAIVAVPAVLVGVDQAMQPYTSLIVLLTAVVAMIAGGIGSLPGALGMSIVLAVIQSLSVALIPGRWSIAAVFGIFILFILLKPEGLFRRRFSRAL encoded by the coding sequence ATGCTTTATCTTCAGCTTTTCGTCGATGGCGTCATCAGTGGCTGCGCCATTGGGCTCGTATCCATCAGCTTCTCCTATTTCTACAGCACAACGGGAATATTCCACGTCGCTCACGCCGGCATCTACACGCTGTGCGGCTATGTGGCGTGGGCCCTCATCGCCGCGGGCATGCCATTCATTCCCGCCTTGCTGCTGGCTGTTCTGGCCGGGGCCCTCTTTGGCTATGCGACGCAGCGCATCCTCTACCAGCGCCTGTCGGATCGGCGGGCGTCGCCCCTGGTGATGATGATCGCCTCGATCGGCCTGCTGACGGTCCTGCAGAATGTCGTGGCGATCGTGTTCTCACCGAACATCGTCCAGTTCGACCTGCCGTGGCGCGTCGGGCATATGGACATCGGCGGCGTGACGCTGAGCCATCCCCAGGCGCTGATCGGCGTTCTGAGCATCGCGATCTTCGGTGCGCTCGCGATGTTCTCCGCGAAAACTGCTCTCGGAAAGCGCATCCGGGCGATCGCCTCCAATCCGGAGCTCGCCGAGATCACGCGGCTCGATCCGAAGCGTGTCTTTGCCTATGTCCTAGCGATCAGTTCGGCGATCGTGGCGGTTCCAGCGGTTCTGGTCGGCGTCGACCAGGCGATGCAGCCCTACACGTCGCTGATCGTGCTGTTGACCGCCGTCGTCGCCATGATCGCCGGCGGTATCGGCAGCCTTCCAGGTGCCCTCGGCATGTCGATCGTGCTGGCGGTCATCCAGTCCCTCTCGGTGGCGCTGATTCCCGGACGCTGGAGCATCGCCGCCGTGTTCGGGATCTTCATCCTTTTTATCCTGCTCAAGCCGGAAGGCCTTTTCCGGCGCCGGTTCAGCCGGGCGCTTTGA
- a CDS encoding ABC-type branched-subunit amino acid transport system substrate-binding protein: MRMRLFSTAVTLVMALAAAPSAFAQPKELLIGALLPLTGPAAPIGIEERNGVQFAVDEANAVGGAAGVPVRVIFDDSQGKPDQAVLAFNRMLDLNNIPALITAYSSISLAIAPLATRREVLVVNPAAQTNKLEKASPFLINTIPLVGAEARVLARYAVDKIGKKAAIIYENAAAGIDGATDFRKYFEAVGGTIIAEEPVEFGQTNYRPTLLKVAAAKPDFVYIAITQSQAAMADQIGQVANFPVAIGNTFSSPFFGFQSTEGWYQTGIQSGQLEPEKVATFKAKFKVEDMGFFAREYYNATKIILTAATALISSGREVTGTALRDKIQEIKTFSSPVATITFEANNASRPVEILQYRGDRRVLLEAVNPTR, translated from the coding sequence GTGAGAATGAGGCTCTTCAGCACAGCCGTCACGCTGGTGATGGCACTGGCAGCCGCGCCGTCAGCATTCGCGCAGCCCAAGGAGCTGCTTATCGGCGCGCTGCTGCCGTTGACCGGGCCGGCGGCGCCGATCGGCATCGAGGAAAGGAACGGCGTTCAGTTCGCGGTTGATGAAGCGAATGCTGTCGGCGGCGCGGCCGGCGTTCCGGTGCGGGTGATCTTCGACGACAGCCAGGGCAAGCCGGACCAGGCGGTCCTGGCGTTCAACCGCATGCTGGACCTGAACAACATCCCCGCGCTGATTACCGCCTATTCCTCGATCTCCCTCGCCATCGCGCCGCTCGCCACGCGCCGCGAGGTGCTCGTGGTGAATCCGGCGGCGCAGACCAACAAACTCGAGAAGGCTTCTCCCTTCCTTATCAACACCATTCCCCTCGTCGGCGCGGAAGCGCGCGTTCTCGCCCGCTATGCTGTGGACAAGATCGGCAAAAAAGCTGCGATCATTTATGAGAACGCCGCCGCCGGGATCGACGGCGCAACAGACTTCCGCAAATATTTCGAGGCCGTCGGCGGAACGATCATCGCCGAAGAACCGGTCGAGTTCGGCCAGACCAACTACCGCCCGACACTCCTCAAGGTTGCCGCGGCCAAGCCGGATTTCGTCTATATCGCGATAACGCAGAGTCAGGCGGCGATGGCCGACCAGATCGGCCAGGTGGCGAATTTCCCGGTGGCCATCGGGAACACCTTCTCCAGCCCCTTCTTCGGCTTTCAGTCTACCGAGGGATGGTATCAGACCGGCATCCAGTCCGGCCAACTCGAGCCGGAGAAAGTCGCCACCTTCAAGGCGAAGTTCAAGGTCGAAGATATGGGCTTCTTTGCCCGTGAATACTACAATGCGACAAAGATAATCCTGACGGCGGCGACGGCGCTGATTTCATCCGGGCGCGAGGTCACCGGCACGGCGCTGCGCGACAAGATCCAAGAAATCAAGACGTTCAGCTCGCCCGTTGCGACGATTACGTTCGAGGCCAACAACGCATCCCGCCCGGTGGAGATTCTCCAGTATCGCGGTGACAGGCGTGTGTTGCTCGAAGCCGTGAACCCTACGCGATAG
- a CDS encoding Branched-chain amino acid transport system ATP-binding protein codes for MTYLAVSHVTKKFGGLVALDDCSFTIEPGRTSCVVGPNGAGKTSIFNVVTGFIKADTGTVVFKDTDVTELSRHDRIRLGIARTFQNLRLFEELSALDNVLVCLADEAGNGPLVAMFRPFHTEAVLKRKKAEAAALLEEVGLGHKIDAPASSLSYGQKKLLCIARVLATRAELILLDEPTSGLAAGALDAMVAMIHALKARGRTLLVVEHNTRIVQRIADDVLFFHRGRLLAQGTPDEITSNEELGRIYFGRGDEH; via the coding sequence ATGACCTATCTCGCTGTCTCCCATGTCACCAAGAAGTTCGGCGGGTTGGTGGCGCTCGACGATTGCAGCTTCACGATCGAGCCGGGGCGCACCAGTTGCGTGGTGGGCCCGAACGGCGCCGGCAAGACCTCGATCTTCAACGTCGTCACCGGCTTCATCAAGGCTGATACCGGGACGGTGGTGTTCAAGGACACGGACGTCACGGAGCTGTCGCGGCATGATCGCATACGCCTCGGGATCGCCCGCACATTCCAGAACCTGCGCTTGTTCGAGGAACTCTCCGCGCTCGACAATGTCCTCGTTTGCCTCGCCGACGAGGCCGGAAACGGCCCGCTGGTGGCGATGTTCCGGCCGTTTCACACCGAAGCCGTGCTGAAGCGCAAGAAGGCCGAGGCGGCCGCGCTGCTGGAAGAGGTCGGGCTCGGCCACAAGATCGATGCCCCCGCCTCGAGCCTCAGCTATGGGCAGAAGAAGCTGCTTTGCATCGCCCGGGTGCTGGCCACGCGCGCCGAGCTCATCCTGCTCGACGAGCCTACCTCCGGCCTCGCCGCCGGTGCCCTCGATGCGATGGTCGCGATGATCCACGCGCTGAAGGCGCGGGGACGAACATTGCTCGTGGTCGAGCACAACACGCGCATCGTGCAGCGGATCGCCGATGACGTCCTGTTTTTCCACCGCGGCCGGCTGCTGGCCCAGGGAACGCCGGACGAGATCACCTCGAACGAGGAACTAGGGCGCATCTATTTTGGCAGGGGAGACGAGCATTGA
- a CDS encoding Dihydroxyacetone kinase, ATP-dependent has translation MKKLINDPRHVVREMLVGQVAANPALALIDEFHVVLRADLPVEPAQRPVAVISGGGSGHEPAHAGYVGRGMLSAAVVGDIFTSPSVDAVLAAILAAAGPAGAVLIVKNYTGDRLNFGLAAELALQQGIPTAIIVVADDVALRDTVASDRRRGIAGTVLVHKIAGAAAARGDPLDRVAEIGRRVASHVVTMGVGLGSCTLPAAGRASFELGPDEIELGLGIHGEKGVARERLPPVDQLVDRMLEPLLSELVVSSQQPAALLVNGLGATTAMELAIVTRRALAALTERGVKVVRVWTGNFMTALEMPGCSLSLLPLDEEQQELLDDATTAPAWPGNGRTGPVKYVVAPQPTPTDADGAAVGPLSPTMRRVISRIAAALDSAEPRLTDLDSHAGDGDLGASMVRGAEALRALTDRSYDTPQRLLRDIGESLRRSIAGSSGPLYAAALLRASHILTGIDRPSDAQWLDAFQGAIAALQDIGGARPGDRTMLDALVPASVAWRQNGWPAGVSAAEAAAEATASMRPRMGRAAYLGDRAMGQPDGGAVAVAIWLKAIEEALA, from the coding sequence ATGAAAAAGCTGATAAACGATCCGCGACACGTCGTGCGGGAGATGCTTGTTGGCCAGGTGGCGGCCAACCCCGCGTTGGCGCTGATCGATGAATTCCACGTCGTGCTGCGCGCCGACCTGCCTGTGGAACCCGCCCAGCGGCCAGTCGCAGTGATCTCGGGCGGTGGCAGCGGCCACGAGCCCGCCCATGCCGGCTATGTCGGCCGGGGTATGCTAAGCGCCGCGGTGGTCGGCGATATCTTCACTTCGCCCAGCGTGGACGCGGTCCTTGCCGCGATCCTTGCAGCGGCGGGTCCCGCGGGCGCTGTCCTCATCGTGAAGAACTACACGGGCGACCGTCTCAATTTTGGGCTCGCGGCCGAGCTGGCGTTGCAACAGGGCATTCCGACCGCCATCATCGTGGTCGCGGATGACGTCGCCCTCCGCGATACGGTCGCCAGCGACAGGCGACGCGGCATAGCCGGCACGGTGCTCGTGCATAAGATCGCCGGGGCCGCCGCCGCACGGGGTGACCCGCTGGATCGTGTCGCGGAGATCGGCCGGCGCGTGGCTTCGCATGTCGTCACCATGGGCGTCGGACTGGGCTCCTGCACCCTGCCGGCGGCCGGTCGAGCCAGCTTCGAACTCGGACCCGATGAAATCGAACTCGGTCTCGGCATTCATGGCGAGAAAGGCGTCGCGCGAGAGCGGCTGCCGCCGGTCGACCAACTCGTGGACAGGATGCTGGAGCCTCTGCTTTCCGAGCTGGTCGTATCGAGCCAGCAACCGGCTGCGCTGCTGGTCAACGGGCTTGGCGCGACGACGGCGATGGAGCTCGCCATCGTCACGCGGCGCGCCTTGGCGGCCCTGACGGAGAGGGGTGTGAAGGTCGTGCGCGTGTGGACCGGCAATTTCATGACGGCACTGGAAATGCCCGGCTGCTCGCTGTCGCTCCTGCCGCTCGATGAAGAGCAGCAGGAGCTGCTCGACGATGCCACGACCGCACCCGCCTGGCCGGGCAACGGCAGGACCGGACCGGTCAAGTATGTGGTTGCGCCGCAGCCGACGCCCACCGATGCCGACGGTGCTGCCGTCGGACCACTTTCGCCCACAATGCGCAGGGTCATATCACGGATCGCAGCCGCGCTCGATTCCGCCGAGCCGCGCCTGACCGACCTTGACAGCCATGCCGGCGACGGAGATCTCGGCGCCAGTATGGTCAGGGGTGCCGAGGCGCTCCGCGCATTGACGGACAGAAGCTACGATACGCCGCAGCGGCTGCTGCGGGATATCGGCGAGAGCCTGCGTCGCTCTATTGCCGGAAGTTCGGGCCCGCTCTACGCGGCTGCGCTGCTGCGGGCCTCTCACATCCTCACCGGCATAGACCGGCCGTCGGATGCGCAATGGCTGGATGCCTTCCAGGGCGCCATCGCCGCACTGCAGGATATCGGGGGCGCACGGCCCGGCGACCGCACCATGCTCGACGCGCTTGTGCCGGCATCCGTGGCATGGCGTCAGAACGGCTGGCCGGCCGGCGTCAGCGCGGCAGAGGCCGCCGCCGAAGCCACTGCGTCGATGCGGCCGAGAATGGGGCGGGCCGCCTATCTCGGGGACCGGGCCATGGGACAGCCCGATGGCGGCGCGGTCGCGGTCGCGATCTGGCTGAAGGCTATCGAGGAGGCGCTCGCGTGA
- a CDS encoding Branched-chain amino acid transport system ATP-binding protein: MTLEARKLVAGYGDKSILEEVSFTLGDGEILAFFGHNGAGKSTTLKAVIGLIETRCGEILLDGERIDQMPIGERLERGLRLLPERRGVFPDLSVEESIDVVAERNCPKDGCKITRNDVYDLLPVLRDRRKVIAGEMSGGQQQMLAFALALLGSPRCILLEEPSVGLQPDLVEELFGKIREICGRLSISAILIEHKIASAMKIANQVIIINSGRLVFSGQKSEAEKINLWNYF; this comes from the coding sequence TTGACGCTGGAGGCACGCAAACTCGTCGCGGGCTATGGCGACAAATCGATTCTCGAGGAGGTGTCGTTCACCTTGGGGGACGGCGAAATCCTCGCCTTTTTCGGTCATAACGGGGCCGGCAAATCAACGACGCTCAAGGCGGTGATCGGCCTTATCGAGACGCGGTGCGGCGAGATTCTGCTCGATGGCGAGCGCATCGACCAGATGCCGATCGGGGAACGGCTGGAACGCGGATTGCGGCTCCTACCCGAGAGGCGCGGCGTGTTTCCAGACCTGTCGGTGGAGGAGAGCATCGATGTCGTGGCCGAGCGCAACTGCCCCAAGGACGGCTGCAAGATCACCCGCAATGACGTCTATGATCTCCTCCCCGTCCTCAGGGACCGACGCAAGGTGATCGCTGGCGAGATGAGCGGGGGGCAGCAGCAGATGCTCGCCTTTGCGCTGGCGCTGCTTGGATCGCCACGGTGCATCCTGCTGGAAGAGCCGTCAGTCGGACTCCAGCCGGATCTCGTCGAAGAACTTTTCGGGAAAATACGTGAAATATGCGGTCGGCTATCCATTTCCGCCATTCTGATCGAGCACAAGATCGCATCTGCCATGAAGATTGCTAACCAGGTCATCATCATAAACAGCGGTCGTCTGGTGTTTAGTGGTCAGAAATCCGAGGCTGAAAAAATCAATCTATGGAATTATTTTTGA
- a CDS encoding hypothetical protein (Evidence 5 : Unknown function), translating into MRTGLSDMNFVIHNNTRIVLGRGSIKRAHAARARQLRLGEGRVIDRQAIREILAAAG; encoded by the coding sequence ATGCGGACCGGATTGTCCGATATGAATTTTGTTATTCACAACAATACACGCATTGTCCTCGGAAGGGGTTCGATCAAGAGAGCGCACGCGGCACGGGCCAGACAACTGCGCTTGGGCGAGGGGCGCGTCATCGACCGACAGGCGATCCGCGAGATCCTGGCAGCGGCTGGGTGA